The following are encoded together in the Flavobacterium sp. TR2 genome:
- a CDS encoding aldehyde dehydrogenase family protein has product MTNTELQFGIKEALEQLNIKAVNNGTWIGQTNFSDGEILESFSPVDGELIAKVKTSTSADYEKVMDSATAAFKQFRLMPAPQRGEIVRQFGEKLRKNKEALGKLVSYEMGKSLQEGYGEVQEMIDICDFAVGLSRQLHGLTMHSERPGHRMYEQYHSLGVVGIISAFNFPVAVWAWNTALAWICGDVCVWKPSEKTPICAIACQNIIAEIIKENNLPEGISCLINGDYKIGELLAKDKRVPLVSATGSTRMGKIVAQVVAERLGKSLLELGGNNAIIVTPDADIKMTVIGAVFGAVGTAGQRCTSTRRLIIHESIYDKVKEALISAYGQLRIGNPLDEKNHVGPLIDKQAVEMYNQALEKVVAQGGKILVEGGVLSGDGYESGCYVKPAIAEADNSFEIVQHETFAPVLYLLKYSGTVESAIEIQNGVMQGLSSAIMTNNLREAELFLSVTGSDCGIANVNIGTSGAEIGGAFGGEKETGGGRESGSDAWKVYMRRQTNTINYTTSLPLAQGIKFDL; this is encoded by the coding sequence ATGACGAATACAGAATTGCAATTTGGCATAAAAGAAGCTTTAGAACAGCTGAATATTAAAGCAGTTAATAATGGAACTTGGATAGGGCAGACTAATTTTTCGGATGGGGAAATTTTAGAAAGCTTCTCACCTGTAGATGGAGAATTGATTGCAAAGGTTAAGACCTCTACTAGTGCAGATTACGAAAAAGTGATGGACTCGGCAACGGCTGCTTTTAAACAATTCAGACTAATGCCAGCTCCTCAGCGTGGAGAAATAGTGCGACAATTTGGAGAAAAATTGCGCAAAAATAAAGAAGCCTTAGGCAAGCTGGTTTCTTATGAAATGGGGAAATCACTTCAGGAAGGTTATGGCGAAGTTCAGGAAATGATAGACATCTGCGACTTTGCGGTGGGACTTTCTCGTCAGCTGCACGGATTGACAATGCACTCTGAGCGTCCAGGCCATAGAATGTATGAGCAGTATCACTCGTTGGGAGTTGTCGGCATTATTTCGGCATTTAACTTTCCAGTTGCGGTTTGGGCATGGAATACTGCACTGGCTTGGATTTGTGGTGACGTATGTGTTTGGAAGCCTTCAGAAAAAACACCGATTTGCGCAATTGCCTGTCAAAATATTATAGCTGAGATTATCAAGGAAAATAATCTTCCGGAAGGTATTTCGTGTTTAATCAATGGCGATTATAAAATCGGAGAATTACTGGCCAAAGACAAACGCGTGCCGCTAGTTTCGGCTACAGGTTCTACCAGAATGGGAAAAATTGTAGCGCAGGTAGTTGCAGAACGTTTGGGTAAATCGCTTTTAGAACTAGGAGGAAACAATGCAATCATTGTAACCCCAGATGCAGATATAAAAATGACCGTTATTGGTGCCGTTTTTGGCGCTGTCGGAACAGCAGGACAGCGATGCACTTCTACACGCCGTTTAATTATTCATGAAAGCATTTATGATAAAGTTAAAGAAGCTCTGATTTCTGCTTACGGGCAATTGCGAATCGGGAATCCTTTAGACGAAAAAAATCACGTAGGTCCTTTAATTGATAAACAGGCTGTTGAGATGTATAATCAGGCCTTAGAAAAAGTGGTAGCTCAAGGCGGTAAAATTTTAGTAGAGGGTGGCGTGCTTTCAGGTGATGGATATGAAAGCGGCTGTTATGTAAAACCCGCAATTGCAGAAGCTGATAATTCTTTTGAAATTGTACAGCATGAGACTTTTGCACCTGTTTTATACTTGCTAAAATATTCAGGAACTGTCGAGTCGGCAATTGAGATTCAGAATGGTGTAATGCAAGGATTGTCTTCTGCGATTATGACCAATAATCTAAGAGAAGCCGAACTGTTTCTATCGGTTACAGGTTCTGATTGCGGTATTGCAAATGTAAATATCGGAACATCGGGAGCTGAAATTGGAGGCGCTTTTGGTGGTGAAAAAGAAACTGGCGGCGGTCGGGAATCTGGATCTGATGCTTGGAAAGTTTACATGAGAAGACAAACCAATACAATCAACTACACTACGAGCCTGCCTTTGGCTCAAGGAATAAAATTTGACTTGTAA
- the katG gene encoding catalase/peroxidase HPI yields the protein MDNQSNDISKCPFHNGSMDKQAATGTKNRDWWPKQLKVNILRQNSALSNPLNKDFNYAEAFKSLDLEAVKKDLHALMTDSQDWWPADFGHYGGLFIRMAWHSAGTYRVHDGRGGAGAGQQRFAPLNSWPDNVSLDKARRLLWPIKQKYGQKISWADLMILTGNVALESMGFKTFGFAGGRADVWEADESVYWGSETTWLGGDERYKDGSEGVPKDHGVVSSDDNADGNIHSRNLEKPLAAVQMGLIYVNPEGPDGNPDPIAAAKDIRDTFGRMAMDDEETVALIAGGHTFGKTHGAASSDHVGAEPEAAGLELQGFGWKNSYGSGKGPDAITSGLEVTWTKTPTQWSNNFFENLFGFEWELSKSPAGAHQWVAKNAEAIIPDAFDANKKHLPTMLTTDLSLRLDPAYEKISRRFLENPDQFADAFARAWFKLTHRDMGPRALYLGSEVPAEELLWQDPIPEVNHALINDQDTAQLKEKIVNSGLSISQLVSTAWASASTFRGSDKRGGANGGRIRLAPQKDWEVNNPAALKVVLDKLEAIQKEFNAAQGDGKKVSLADLIVLGGSAAVEKAAKDAGASVTVPFSPGRMDASAEQTDIESFGYLEPKADGFRNYRKTKSSVLTEELLIDKANLLTLTAPELTVLLGGLRVLDINADGSKNGVFTNRPGRLTNDFFINLLDMNTQWQSVSNDQELYAGNDRSTGQPKWIGTRADLVFGSNSELRAIAEVYASADAHEKFVQDFIAVWTKVMNLDRFDLKK from the coding sequence ATGGACAATCAATCAAATGACATCAGCAAATGCCCTTTTCATAATGGGAGCATGGACAAGCAAGCCGCTACGGGTACGAAGAATCGTGACTGGTGGCCTAAACAATTAAAGGTAAATATCCTGAGACAAAACTCGGCATTGTCAAATCCGCTGAATAAGGATTTTAATTATGCAGAAGCTTTTAAAAGTTTGGATCTCGAAGCAGTAAAAAAAGATTTACACGCTCTTATGACTGATTCACAAGATTGGTGGCCTGCTGATTTTGGACATTATGGAGGACTTTTCATTAGAATGGCTTGGCATAGCGCTGGTACGTACAGAGTTCATGACGGACGCGGAGGAGCAGGAGCAGGGCAGCAGCGTTTTGCGCCTCTTAACAGCTGGCCTGACAATGTGAGCCTTGACAAAGCACGAAGACTGCTTTGGCCAATCAAACAAAAGTATGGACAAAAGATTTCGTGGGCCGATTTAATGATTTTGACAGGAAATGTAGCGCTAGAATCAATGGGCTTTAAAACATTTGGTTTTGCAGGCGGACGTGCAGATGTATGGGAAGCAGACGAGTCTGTATATTGGGGATCTGAAACTACATGGCTAGGTGGTGACGAACGTTATAAAGATGGTTCTGAAGGCGTTCCAAAAGACCATGGCGTGGTTTCATCAGATGATAATGCAGATGGTAATATTCATAGCAGAAATTTGGAAAAACCTCTTGCAGCCGTTCAAATGGGACTTATATATGTAAATCCAGAGGGGCCAGACGGAAATCCTGATCCTATTGCAGCAGCCAAAGATATCAGAGATACTTTTGGACGTATGGCAATGGATGACGAAGAAACCGTTGCATTGATAGCTGGCGGACACACTTTTGGTAAAACTCATGGAGCTGCTTCTTCAGATCATGTGGGGGCTGAGCCTGAAGCAGCTGGTTTAGAATTGCAGGGATTTGGATGGAAAAATAGCTACGGTTCTGGAAAAGGTCCAGATGCCATTACAAGCGGACTTGAAGTGACTTGGACTAAAACGCCAACACAGTGGAGCAATAACTTTTTTGAAAATCTATTTGGTTTTGAGTGGGAGCTTTCTAAAAGCCCTGCAGGAGCACACCAATGGGTGGCAAAAAATGCTGAAGCTATTATTCCAGATGCTTTTGATGCCAACAAAAAGCACTTGCCGACAATGCTTACAACCGATTTATCTTTAAGACTGGATCCAGCTTATGAGAAAATTTCTCGCAGATTTTTAGAAAATCCAGACCAGTTTGCAGATGCTTTTGCAAGAGCATGGTTTAAACTGACACACCGTGATATGGGACCTCGAGCTCTTTATTTGGGTTCTGAAGTGCCTGCTGAAGAATTATTGTGGCAAGATCCAATCCCAGAAGTGAATCATGCCTTAATAAATGATCAAGACACAGCACAGCTGAAAGAAAAAATAGTAAATTCGGGATTAAGCATTTCTCAGTTAGTTTCAACAGCATGGGCTTCAGCTTCTACTTTTAGAGGATCTGACAAACGAGGCGGTGCAAATGGCGGAAGAATAAGACTTGCTCCACAAAAAGATTGGGAAGTAAACAATCCTGCTGCGTTAAAAGTGGTTTTAGATAAATTGGAAGCTATTCAGAAAGAATTTAATGCTGCACAAGGCGACGGGAAAAAAGTTTCATTGGCCGATTTAATCGTTTTGGGAGGTTCAGCTGCCGTTGAGAAAGCGGCTAAAGATGCGGGAGCTTCAGTAACAGTTCCTTTTTCTCCAGGACGTATGGATGCATCTGCAGAACAGACAGATATTGAATCATTTGGTTATCTTGAACCTAAAGCAGATGGTTTTAGAAACTACAGAAAAACAAAATCATCTGTTTTAACAGAAGAACTTCTTATCGATAAAGCAAATTTATTGACGCTTACAGCACCAGAATTAACAGTGCTTTTAGGAGGGCTTCGCGTTTTGGATATTAACGCAGACGGCAGTAAAAATGGTGTTTTTACCAATAGGCCAGGCCGCTTGACAAATGACTTTTTCATAAACTTATTGGATATGAATACGCAATGGCAATCAGTTTCGAATGATCAAGAGCTTTATGCAGGAAACGACAGAAGCACTGGCCAACCTAAATGGATTGGAACACGTGCCGACCTTGTTTTCGGTTCAAATTCAGAATTGAGAGCGATAGCAGAAGTATATGCATCTGCTGATGCGCACGAAAAATTTGTACAAGATTTTATTGCAGTTTGGACTAAAGTGATGAATCTGGATAGATTTGACTTAAAAAAATAA
- a CDS encoding DUF1338 domain-containing protein, which translates to MNKDQLLTKLWEQYVEITPSALKIHQLLEDKGEEIKNDHIAIRTFNDKRVNIEVLEKPFLNVGYEAKGEYHFEAKKLFARHYEHSTDKDAPRIFISELELEKCSADLQAAVANLLNSCDQNAFNNPELVLSGSVWNGNSQSVYKSLLEESEYAAWMYVYGFRANHFTINTNALKEFKTLEELNNFLESNGWKLNASGGKIKGTPEQLLEQSSTLADLYPIHFEEGTLDVPSCYYEFALRYPMANGELYQGFVASSADKIFESTDVKLQK; encoded by the coding sequence ATGAATAAAGATCAACTACTTACAAAACTATGGGAGCAATATGTTGAAATTACTCCATCTGCATTAAAAATACATCAGCTTCTTGAAGATAAAGGAGAAGAGATTAAAAACGATCATATCGCAATTCGTACTTTCAATGATAAGCGTGTGAATATCGAAGTGCTGGAAAAACCATTTTTAAATGTGGGTTATGAGGCAAAAGGAGAGTATCACTTTGAGGCTAAAAAACTTTTTGCGAGACATTACGAGCATTCTACAGATAAAGACGCGCCTAGAATTTTTATTTCTGAATTGGAATTAGAAAAATGTTCTGCTGACTTGCAGGCTGCGGTAGCGAATTTATTAAACAGCTGCGACCAAAATGCGTTTAACAATCCAGAATTGGTTTTAAGCGGATCGGTTTGGAATGGAAATTCGCAATCGGTTTATAAATCATTATTGGAAGAATCTGAATATGCCGCTTGGATGTATGTTTATGGTTTTAGAGCCAACCATTTTACCATTAATACCAATGCATTAAAAGAATTTAAAACATTAGAAGAGCTAAATAACTTTTTAGAATCTAATGGATGGAAACTGAATGCTTCGGGAGGAAAAATCAAAGGAACACCAGAACAGCTTTTAGAGCAGTCAAGCACCCTTGCCGATTTATACCCTATACATTTTGAAGAAGGAACTCTAGACGTGCCATCTTGCTACTATGAATTTGCGCTTCGTTATCCAATGGCAAATGGAGAATTGTATCAAGGATTTGTCGCATCATCTGCAGATAAGATTTTTGAAAGTACAGATGTAAAATTGCAAAAATAA
- a CDS encoding Lrp/AsnC family transcriptional regulator, whose translation MAKVKKNENTDYLDREIIQKLSENARIPFSDLAKELNISNSLVHLRVKKLQDAGVINSFSVKLNPKELGFETITYTGIVTKEAHFSYSIAEKLKEIPEVIECHWVSGKYALFIKIVAANNEELRKILYEQVHQIEGVGSTDSFFSFGSAFEKNLPV comes from the coding sequence ATGGCAAAAGTTAAGAAGAACGAAAATACTGACTATTTAGATCGAGAAATCATACAAAAGCTCAGTGAGAATGCAAGAATCCCATTTTCTGATTTGGCTAAAGAATTGAATATTTCAAATTCTCTGGTCCATTTAAGGGTTAAAAAACTGCAAGATGCAGGAGTGATTAATAGTTTCTCGGTAAAATTAAATCCAAAAGAACTTGGTTTTGAAACTATTACCTACACGGGAATCGTTACTAAAGAAGCTCATTTTTCCTATTCAATCGCCGAAAAACTTAAGGAAATACCTGAAGTGATCGAGTGCCATTGGGTGTCTGGAAAATATGCTTTATTCATAAAAATTGTAGCGGCAAATAATGAAGAGCTTCGCAAAATTCTTTACGAACAAGTTCATCAGATTGAAGGGGTTGGAAGCACCGATTCTTTCTTTTCCTTTGGCTCTGCGTTTGAGAAAAATCTGCCTGTTTAA